The sequence below is a genomic window from Acidobacteriota bacterium.
TTAAGGATCGAGGATCGAGGATCGAGGATCGAGGATCGAGGATCGAGGATCGAGGATTGAAGATCGAGCACCGACCTCGGGCAATCATTCTATTTTCAATCTTTCTATCGTCTATCCTCAATCCTCGATCCTCCATCCTAATCCTCGATCCTCTATCCTCGAGCCTTCTCCAGGTACCCGTTTGATACGACCTTCAAGCAGACACGGCCAATCTCAAGGTCGGTCCTCTCGCGCAAAGGTTTGACCACAATCCCTTCGCGAAAGTGTTGAGCTCCCGGAATCAAGCTCGGCCCTTCCGCAAGCGCAAACACCCGCTCCGCTTCGAACGGGATGTGAGTCGCGACCCGCGGCACCCAGGGCAACTCGGGCGCCAGATCGCAAGCCGCTTCAGCATCGACCCACTCGGCGCGATCGAGAATGTCGAATAAGGCCACTCTTATCTCGCCGGGTCTCGTGCCGTACTTCAAACGCTGCACGCTGCCGTAGACCTCGCCGTAAACCGTCATCTCCGGATTCCGTTCACAGAAGCCGGCGATCTCCGGACACTGGCCGAGAGCCTTCCACCAGAGGTTGTTCTCGTCGTACTTCTTCCACGTGCCCCGGCTGCCGGCGCGCATGCGGCCGCCGGCGTAGCAGAACCGTGCGTTCGCCCCGTGAATCTTCTCGGTGACCCACACCGGCTCGCCCTCGACGAACACGTGAGCGAATCGCCGTAGCGAGTCCACATCGTAGCTCGGATGGAATCCGGCGGGCGCGCCCTCTTCGTCGCCGCGAGCCATCAAAGGCAGCGGCGGCTCGTAGTGCGACACGCCGAGCAATTCCGCGACATCTTCGCCGAGTTGTGTGCCGTCGGGCGCCGGCATCAACAGACCCATCGACACAACCCCACGCAGCCGCTTGACTCGGATGCGTTCATGGCCGGCCAGAAAGGCGAACTCAGGCCGCGCGCTGTCTACAACCGAGTCCGGCGGTATGTAAGCGCCCAGCTCTATGCCGCGCCAATCCTCCGTGCGAACGCAGACGGTGTAGCCACCGAAGACCCGCACGACAGAGAGGCTATCCGCGTTAGGGTGCGGCTCGAGAATGACTCGAACCACTTCAACTTTGTGTGTGCTCTTTTCCATGACTTCTATCCCCGTTCCGCGCTGCCTTCTCGGCTCTGCCTTCCGCCTTCTGCCTTCTGCCTTCTGACTTCTGACTTCTGGTGGAGCGCTAGGGAATCGAACCCTACTCACCTTGCTTGCAAGGCAAAGTCGCCACCTTGGTACATGGCGCCCCATTTTCAAGTCGGGGTCCCGAGAGTCGAACTCGGACTCTCCTGCTCCCAAGGCAGGCGGCTTTCCATCAAGCCTTGACCCCGAAAAGCTCGGGCGGGAGGACTCGAACCTCCGCAAGTCCGGTTAACAGCCGGATGCTCTGCCTCTGAGCTACGCCCGAATGAACTCAAACGTCTACGTCCGACGGATTGGCGACATATCGCACTGTTCCGTGCGTCTCCTCGCTGATCCGCGACTCGCTTTCGGCAATCGCTCCATCGCACGACTCGTCCAACGAATCCCCGAACTCGGTTCGGCGTTCGTGTCGCGGATGGATCGCCTCGACATCCCACCGCCGGTCAGTCAGCAAGTCCACTATTCTGAATCGCGCCCCTTGTTTCATCGCTCACCTCAAATGGCTCGAGGCGGAATCGAACCGCCGGCGACCGACTTATGAGATCGGCGCTCTGCCGTCTGAGCTATCGAGCCGCAGAACACGACCGATGACCGATGACCAGCGACAGTAGCGGTCCCCCGTCTCCGGTCTCCCGTCGTCCCTTCAGAGCCCGCGGCGGGAATTGAACTCGCCACCTCTCGATTACCGATCGAGTGCTCCGCCATCTGAGCTTCGCGGGCAAAACTGATTTCGAATTGCGAATTTCGGATTTCGAATCTCTGGATTGGCCAAACCAATTCGCAATTCGAAATTCGCAATTACCAATCTCCTCATGGGCCGCGTGGGAGTCGAACCCACTACCTCTCGATTAAAAGTCGAGAACTCATCCTGATGAGCTTCCGGCCCAAGTAGTCCCGCCGAGATTCGAACTCGGATCACGCGGTAATCTGCCGCTTGCAGGGTATAAGGCTGCCGCTCTACCGTTGAGCTACGGGACTGTTCTAGAACAACTGATGCGCCCGTAGGGACTCGA
It includes:
- a CDS encoding RNA ligase family protein encodes the protein MEKSTHKVEVVRVILEPHPNADSLSVVRVFGGYTVCVRTEDWRGIELGAYIPPDSVVDSARPEFAFLAGHERIRVKRLRGVVSMGLLMPAPDGTQLGEDVAELLGVSHYEPPLPLMARGDEEGAPAGFHPSYDVDSLRRFAHVFVEGEPVWVTEKIHGANARFCYAGGRMRAGSRGTWKKYDENNLWWKALGQCPEIAGFCERNPEMTVYGEVYGSVQRLKYGTRPGEIRVALFDILDRAEWVDAEAACDLAPELPWVPRVATHIPFEAERVFALAEGPSLIPGAQHFREGIVVKPLRERTDLEIGRVCLKVVSNGYLEKARG